In a genomic window of Pseudomonas mohnii:
- a CDS encoding MFS transporter yields MNSTTTMTEGAQRTGSVRWALASLSLSMLLSALGTSIANVGLPTLAQVFEASFQQVQWIVLAYLLAITTLIVSVGRLGDLTGRRRLLLGGIGVFTLASALCGLAPTLGLLIGARVLQGLGAAIMMALTMAFVSETVSKERTGSAMGLLGTMSAIGTAMGPSLGGLLIGGFGWRAMFLMMLPLGLVTLLLAYRYLPADQRKADTVGSGFDPLGSLLLGLTLGAYALAMTLGRGHFGPLNIALLLVTCVGVGLFIRVEARVAAPLIRLGMFRDPQLSASLAMSLLVTTVMMATLVVGPFYLARALGLDAVGVGLVLSVGPLVAALAGVPAGRMADRFGARRMTFAGLIALGLGCFALSALPRTFGIAGYLAPMVIITLGYAVFQTANNTVVMSNVAPDRRGLVSALLNLSRNLGLITGASVLGAVFALASHSVDINTAPPEAVARGMGVTFMVAWGLIGIACMIALISRRSH; encoded by the coding sequence ATGAATTCGACAACGACAATGACAGAGGGCGCGCAACGAACAGGATCCGTCAGGTGGGCGCTGGCCAGCCTGTCATTGTCGATGCTGCTGTCCGCCCTCGGCACCAGCATCGCCAACGTGGGTTTGCCGACGCTGGCCCAGGTGTTCGAGGCCTCCTTTCAACAGGTGCAGTGGATCGTCCTCGCGTATCTGCTGGCCATCACCACGCTAATTGTTAGCGTCGGCCGGCTCGGCGATCTGACCGGACGGCGGCGCCTGCTCCTGGGCGGGATCGGCGTTTTTACCCTGGCTTCGGCCTTGTGCGGCCTGGCACCGACGCTCGGCCTGCTGATCGGCGCGAGGGTCCTGCAGGGCCTGGGCGCGGCGATCATGATGGCCCTGACCATGGCCTTCGTCAGCGAGACCGTGTCCAAGGAAAGGACCGGCAGCGCCATGGGCTTGCTCGGGACAATGTCGGCGATTGGCACCGCAATGGGCCCTTCGCTCGGCGGCCTGCTGATCGGCGGTTTCGGCTGGCGGGCGATGTTTCTGATGATGCTGCCGCTGGGCCTGGTGACGCTGCTGCTTGCGTATCGCTACTTGCCGGCCGATCAGCGCAAGGCGGACACCGTGGGCAGCGGTTTCGATCCGCTGGGTAGCCTGTTGCTGGGCCTGACACTGGGCGCTTATGCATTGGCCATGACCCTCGGCCGCGGCCACTTTGGGCCCTTGAACATCGCCCTGTTGCTGGTCACGTGCGTGGGCGTCGGCCTGTTCATTCGGGTGGAGGCCCGGGTCGCTGCGCCGCTGATTCGCCTGGGGATGTTCCGCGATCCGCAGCTGAGCGCGAGCCTGGCCATGAGCCTGCTGGTGACGACGGTGATGATGGCAACGCTGGTGGTCGGGCCGTTCTACCTGGCCCGGGCGCTCGGGCTGGATGCGGTCGGGGTCGGGTTGGTGTTGTCGGTCGGGCCACTGGTGGCGGCACTGGCCGGCGTACCCGCCGGGCGCATGGCCGACCGCTTCGGCGCGCGGCGCATGACCTTCGCCGGGCTCATCGCCCTGGGGCTGGGTTGCTTCGCGCTATCGGCGCTACCAAGGACATTCGGTATCGCCGGCTACCTCGCACCCATGGTCATCATTACCCTGGGTTACGCGGTGTTCCAGACCGCCAACAATACCGTTGTCATGAGCAATGTGGCGCCGGACCGGCGGGGCCTAGTCTCTGCGTTGCTCAACCTGTCGCGCAATCTCGGGCTGATCACCGGGGCCTCGGTGCTGGGCGCGGTGTTTGCGCTGGCATCTCATTCGGTGGACATCAATACCGCACCTCCCGAGGCGGTTGCCAGGGGCATGGGCGTGACGTTCATGGTGGCATGGGGACTGATCGGGATTGCTTGTATGATCGCCCTGATCAGCCGCCGCAGCCATTAA
- a CDS encoding ATP-dependent Clp protease proteolytic subunit, translated as MTEHIVHFHCQIDQGTTERFRDCCLEAIDQGAHSLLLNLSTSGGSTNFGFTLYTFLKSLPVPLCAINAGNIESMGIIMFLAAGRRITSPHSRFLIHPMNWYFSQKSVDHQRLREYLSSLDNDLARYVQIFAQETAEAPTRLDIFHCLSAEEKVIAAHESMAYGIAHEMRQMVFADDVKHWKVSGG; from the coding sequence ATGACAGAGCACATCGTACATTTTCATTGCCAGATCGATCAGGGAACGACTGAGCGCTTCAGGGATTGCTGCCTGGAAGCGATCGATCAAGGGGCCCATTCGCTGCTCTTGAATCTGTCCACCAGCGGCGGCAGTACCAACTTTGGCTTTACCCTTTATACCTTCTTGAAATCATTGCCAGTGCCACTCTGCGCGATCAATGCCGGCAACATCGAATCGATGGGCATCATCATGTTCCTGGCAGCCGGCCGTCGAATTACATCCCCCCATTCGCGATTTCTGATTCACCCGATGAACTGGTACTTCAGCCAGAAATCGGTCGACCACCAGCGGTTGAGAGAATACCTGTCGAGTCTGGACAACGACCTGGCACGCTACGTCCAGATATTTGCCCAGGAAACGGCGGAGGCCCCCACCAGGCTGGACATTTTCCACTGCCTGTCGGCGGAGGAAAAAGTCATCGCCGCCCACGAATCCATGGCTTACGGCATCGCTCACGAGATGCGGCAAATGGTGTTCGCCGACGATGTCAAACACTGGAAAGTCAGTGGTGGATGA
- a CDS encoding HlyD family secretion protein, which translates to MKIRFDSRKELSPTHEQGLNVLYAPGKRTAFRVRWYLILFLVASPLIWLGGKLAYGMLMIDAPAQLRLPIIEVRARDSGRVEQLLVKAGDQIGVDQPLVNLDNPEWRARLSQLAALPTNTTPVRNTKLGGSERQLLNTRIGRAQARVKVLEDLVSRGAVSPGEVLTAKSELDGFRADLLAFERREQLANQAPLSVERDVIQQNAEQQWLKTRLAALPIKAPQSGRVAEVMINPGENVGAGTLLMRIERQEDPLLWIYLEPQNISYAAIGQALRVRMPNGDWLEAHVVQAVDSAGRTPTVLRGPFTASEMGLQVAARFDHPLPAKWRIDQLPLNVRFPTDWQQMFADSRELIEQAGDLFAIGRATATAQESR; encoded by the coding sequence ATGAAGATTCGTTTTGATAGTCGTAAAGAACTGAGCCCGACCCACGAGCAGGGTTTGAACGTGCTCTATGCACCGGGCAAGCGCACGGCGTTTCGCGTGCGCTGGTATTTGATCCTGTTTCTGGTCGCCAGCCCGTTGATCTGGCTGGGTGGCAAGCTGGCCTACGGCATGCTGATGATCGATGCGCCGGCTCAGTTGCGCTTGCCGATCATCGAAGTGCGTGCGAGGGATAGCGGTCGGGTCGAGCAACTGTTGGTCAAGGCCGGTGACCAGATTGGCGTCGATCAGCCGCTGGTCAATCTCGACAACCCCGAATGGCGGGCCCGGTTATCGCAACTGGCGGCCCTGCCGACCAACACCACACCGGTACGCAATACCAAATTGGGCGGCAGTGAGCGTCAGCTGCTCAATACCCGCATAGGCCGGGCACAGGCGCGCGTGAAGGTGCTGGAAGATCTGGTGTCGCGTGGCGCCGTTTCGCCGGGGGAAGTGTTGACGGCCAAATCCGAACTCGATGGTTTCAGGGCCGATCTGTTGGCGTTCGAGCGCCGTGAGCAACTGGCCAATCAGGCGCCGTTGAGCGTTGAGCGAGACGTCATTCAACAAAACGCCGAGCAGCAGTGGCTGAAGACGCGCCTGGCCGCGTTGCCGATCAAGGCCCCGCAGAGCGGACGCGTGGCGGAAGTGATGATCAACCCCGGTGAAAACGTCGGTGCCGGGACCTTGCTGATGCGCATCGAACGACAGGAAGACCCGCTGCTGTGGATTTACCTGGAGCCGCAAAATATCAGCTACGCCGCCATTGGCCAGGCATTGCGCGTGCGCATGCCCAACGGTGACTGGCTGGAGGCTCATGTTGTCCAGGCAGTGGACAGCGCCGGGCGCACGCCGACAGTGTTACGCGGACCGTTTACGGCCAGCGAAATGGGTTTGCAAGTCGCTGCCCGATTCGATCACCCGCTGCCGGCGAAGTGGCGAATCGATCAACTGCCGTTGAATGTGCGGTTTCCCACTGACTGGCAGCAGATGTTCGCCGACAGCCGTGAACTCATCGAGCAAGCGGGCGATCTGTTCGCCATTGGCCGGGCAACGGCCACCGCCCAGGAAAGTCGCTAA
- a CDS encoding LysR family transcriptional regulator, translated as MSTADFNLLITLDVLLAEGSVARAAKRLRLSPSAMSRALARLRETTGDPLLVRAGRGLVPTPWALALREQVSQLVQEVEAVLRPAEQPDLTQLVRTFTLRTSEGFVENFGARLIARIAEQAPGVRLRFVHKTDKDSTSLRDGTVDLETGVVGKGAGPELRTQGLFRDRFIGVVRSGHPLSQGPISAARFATGRHIGVSRRGLDKGPIDDALERLGLEREVATIVAGFSTALSLARTSDLIVSVPERHTADLREGMHSFELPVSLPSFTVAMLWHPRLDADPVHRWLRECLRVVCSE; from the coding sequence ATGTCCACCGCCGATTTCAACTTGCTGATTACCCTTGATGTGCTGCTGGCAGAAGGCAGCGTGGCCCGCGCCGCCAAGCGCTTGCGCCTCAGTCCGTCAGCGATGAGCCGGGCGCTGGCGCGATTGCGCGAAACCACTGGCGATCCGCTGCTGGTCAGGGCCGGACGCGGTCTGGTGCCCACGCCTTGGGCACTGGCCTTGCGAGAGCAGGTGAGCCAACTGGTGCAGGAGGTCGAAGCGGTGCTGCGTCCGGCCGAGCAACCGGACCTCACGCAATTGGTTCGCACGTTCACCCTGCGCACCAGTGAAGGTTTTGTCGAAAATTTCGGCGCCAGGCTGATTGCGCGCATCGCCGAACAAGCGCCCGGTGTGCGCCTGCGCTTCGTGCACAAAACGGACAAGGACAGCACGTCACTGCGCGACGGCACGGTGGATCTGGAAACCGGGGTGGTGGGGAAAGGCGCCGGTCCGGAATTGCGTACCCAGGGTCTGTTCCGTGACCGTTTCATCGGCGTGGTGCGTTCGGGGCATCCGTTGAGTCAGGGCCCGATCAGCGCTGCGCGTTTCGCTACGGGCCGTCACATCGGCGTGTCCCGGCGCGGCCTGGACAAGGGGCCGATCGATGACGCGCTGGAACGGCTCGGATTGGAGCGCGAGGTCGCCACCATCGTCGCCGGCTTTTCGACGGCACTTTCGCTCGCCCGGACCAGTGATTTGATCGTCAGCGTGCCGGAGCGCCACACGGCCGACCTGCGCGAAGGCATGCACAGTTTCGAACTTCCGGTGTCATTGCCTTCTTTCACCGTGGCCATGCTCTGGCACCCACGACTGGATGCCGATCCGGTGCATCGCTGGTTACGTGAATGTCTTCGAGTGGTTTGTTCGGAATAG
- a CDS encoding glycosyltransferase family 2 protein gives MNPLMEQLYNALGGLAGADGLSRLFYMLFPSFLIFELPMMILVMLGVLRWFARRRSRVPKISLYQPRVSCVITCYSEGMDVQTTLLSLCEQTYGGHIEMIPVVDGATVNQATLAAVRSFNVDPQLYPRRHLRPIAKWQRGGRVSSLNAGLSLASGEIVMALDGDTSFDNNMVSAIVRHFEDPMVPAVAGSLRVRNVWGSWVTAMQSLEYLLSIHMSKIGLAEWNLVNNVSGAFGAFRRSFLVKIGGWNTHTAEDLDLTLRIKSYFKRHDLRIPFEPEAIGHTDAPATLSQFLMQRLRWDGDLFFLYIRKHNRNISPKLLGWKTFLMILLTGFFFQLVLPFIIFTYTLLAIFILPGMTLLFLFSLIYLLYLTITLLMFGAMLLMISDRPRQDMTLGLLVPFFPLFMLLLRCWSVVAMLNEMFRRGHEESSMAPWWVLKRATRF, from the coding sequence ATGAACCCCTTGATGGAACAACTCTACAACGCATTGGGTGGGCTTGCCGGGGCGGATGGTCTGAGCCGGTTGTTCTACATGCTCTTTCCATCGTTTCTGATTTTTGAATTGCCGATGATGATCCTGGTGATGCTGGGCGTGCTGCGCTGGTTCGCCCGCCGGCGTTCCCGCGTGCCGAAGATCAGCCTTTATCAGCCCAGGGTCTCGTGCGTCATCACCTGCTACAGCGAAGGAATGGACGTGCAGACCACGCTCTTGAGCCTGTGCGAGCAGACCTACGGCGGTCACATCGAGATGATTCCCGTGGTCGACGGCGCCACCGTGAACCAGGCGACGCTGGCCGCCGTGCGCAGTTTCAACGTCGACCCGCAGTTGTACCCCAGGCGCCATTTGCGCCCGATCGCCAAATGGCAGCGGGGCGGGCGGGTGTCGTCCTTGAACGCCGGCCTGTCGCTGGCCAGTGGCGAAATCGTGATGGCGCTCGATGGCGACACATCCTTCGACAACAACATGGTCAGCGCCATCGTGCGGCATTTCGAAGACCCCATGGTGCCCGCGGTGGCCGGTAGCCTGCGGGTGCGCAATGTCTGGGGTTCCTGGGTCACGGCGATGCAGTCGCTGGAATACCTGCTGTCGATCCACATGTCGAAGATCGGTCTGGCGGAATGGAACCTGGTCAACAACGTGTCCGGGGCCTTTGGCGCCTTCCGCCGCAGCTTCCTGGTGAAAATCGGCGGCTGGAACACCCATACCGCCGAAGACCTGGACCTGACGCTGCGTATCAAGAGCTACTTCAAACGCCATGACCTGAGAATCCCCTTCGAGCCTGAAGCGATTGGCCACACCGACGCGCCGGCGACACTCAGCCAGTTCCTGATGCAGCGCCTGCGCTGGGATGGCGACCTGTTCTTTCTGTACATCAGGAAGCACAACCGCAACATCAGCCCGAAACTATTGGGCTGGAAAACTTTTCTGATGATCCTGTTGACGGGCTTCTTTTTCCAGTTGGTGCTGCCGTTCATCATCTTCACCTACACCTTGCTGGCCATCTTCATCCTGCCGGGCATGACCCTGTTGTTTCTGTTTTCGCTGATCTATCTGTTGTACCTGACGATCACCCTGCTGATGTTCGGCGCCATGTTGTTGATGATCTCCGACCGCCCTCGACAGGACATGACCCTCGGCCTGCTGGTGCCGTTCTTCCCGCTGTTCATGTTGCTCCTGCGCTGCTGGAGCGTGGTCGCCATGCTCAACGAAATGTTCCGCCGCGGGCATGAAGAAAGCTCGATGGCGCCCTGGTGGGTGCTGAAACGAGCCACGAGGTTTTGA
- a CDS encoding diguanylate cyclase domain-containing protein — translation MPIPNPRIAILGNRVPSLNLPELEHFSDLGSLLAARAFDVLLLDMPAAYAGKVLRKLRSIPPYRYTLIYCCRDQDGWCEALGDGACPVESSEIKQLWGAWQERFRLLEQGAAPERFESRVLSWLWLRENAHVFALRDPEVPQHYRYPLLDALADNEQINAFVWLGLMVQQDWLEEGVLVDRVRLCSDCGSGRLNYIDVCAECQALDISRQPSLHCFTCGHVGPQESFLKDGVLLCPNCLSRLRHIGTDYDRPMENYRCRSCQAFFVDAEVQARCLDCGLSHTPDKLRVREVRDFRLSEAGRFRCRQEFSDRSVQNFGRLNLLGGKDFYDLLSWQIQVVRRYPSPTFSVIGLRFVNLAGTLSHLGEQRGHAFIDSVADRLKETVRETDRCSRSTEEFFWIMLPHTDGKGLECVKQRLSRIAELFSAPEVSDLSLRVVSITAPDDLLDQENGELLLARLAGELVLHP, via the coding sequence ATGCCCATTCCAAATCCTCGAATCGCGATACTCGGTAATAGAGTGCCCAGTCTGAATCTTCCAGAACTTGAACACTTTTCCGACTTGGGCAGCCTGTTGGCGGCCCGCGCATTTGATGTATTACTGCTGGACATGCCAGCGGCCTATGCGGGCAAAGTGCTGCGCAAGCTACGCTCGATCCCCCCGTATCGCTATACCCTTATTTACTGTTGCCGCGACCAGGATGGCTGGTGTGAAGCGTTGGGCGATGGTGCGTGTCCTGTCGAGTCCAGTGAGATCAAGCAGCTTTGGGGCGCCTGGCAGGAGCGCTTCAGGCTGCTTGAACAGGGGGCCGCCCCCGAGCGATTCGAAAGCCGGGTGCTGTCCTGGTTGTGGTTGCGCGAAAACGCCCATGTGTTTGCGTTGCGCGACCCGGAGGTGCCCCAGCATTACCGTTACCCTTTGCTGGACGCCTTGGCTGACAACGAGCAGATCAACGCGTTTGTCTGGCTCGGCTTGATGGTGCAGCAGGACTGGCTCGAAGAGGGGGTGCTGGTCGATCGCGTTCGCCTCTGTTCAGACTGTGGCTCGGGCCGGCTCAATTACATCGACGTATGCGCCGAGTGTCAGGCCCTGGACATTTCCCGGCAGCCCTCGTTGCACTGCTTCACCTGTGGGCATGTAGGGCCACAGGAATCCTTTCTCAAAGACGGTGTGCTGCTGTGCCCCAACTGTTTGAGCCGGCTGCGTCACATCGGTACGGACTACGACCGGCCGATGGAGAACTATCGTTGCCGGTCATGCCAGGCGTTCTTTGTCGATGCCGAAGTGCAGGCGCGTTGCCTGGACTGCGGCTTGTCCCATACGCCGGATAAACTGCGAGTCCGCGAGGTCAGGGATTTCCGCCTGAGCGAGGCCGGACGGTTCCGCTGCCGCCAGGAGTTCAGTGATCGTTCGGTGCAGAACTTCGGTCGACTCAACCTGCTGGGCGGCAAGGATTTCTATGATCTGCTGAGCTGGCAGATCCAGGTCGTACGCCGCTACCCGTCGCCGACCTTTTCGGTGATCGGTCTGCGCTTCGTCAACCTGGCCGGCACGTTGTCGCACCTGGGGGAACAGCGCGGTCATGCCTTCATCGACAGCGTGGCCGATCGCTTGAAGGAAACCGTACGGGAAACGGACCGCTGCTCGCGAAGTACCGAAGAGTTCTTCTGGATCATGCTTCCCCATACCGATGGCAAAGGCCTGGAGTGCGTCAAACAACGCTTGAGCCGGATCGCCGAGCTGTTTTCCGCGCCGGAGGTCAGCGACCTTTCCCTGCGTGTCGTCAGCATCACGGCGCCCGATGATCTGCTCGATCAGGAAAACGGTGAACTGCTGCTGGCCCGTTTGGCCGGTGAGTTGGTGTTACACCCATGA
- a CDS encoding stress protein, translated as MANTENKNPGNSASDRDKASDTTKKGTGASGGNVTNDPQRAGQKGGQASGGQSRDADRMSGGGQGTQRGGEFADDKQDMTKPGQKGGQASGGRQSGDAHHSTTGGQGSGRGDNMADDMDKGSEAGRKGGDHSGGGGRKA; from the coding sequence ATGGCCAATACAGAAAACAAGAACCCCGGTAATTCAGCCAGTGATCGGGACAAGGCTTCCGATACCACCAAGAAAGGCACAGGGGCTTCCGGCGGCAACGTAACCAATGATCCACAACGGGCAGGCCAGAAAGGCGGCCAGGCGTCGGGCGGGCAATCGCGCGACGCTGATCGCATGTCAGGTGGTGGGCAAGGTACCCAGCGCGGCGGCGAGTTTGCTGACGACAAGCAGGACATGACCAAACCAGGACAGAAGGGTGGTCAGGCCTCCGGTGGACGCCAGTCGGGCGATGCTCATCATTCGACCACCGGCGGGCAGGGAAGCGGTCGTGGTGACAATATGGCCGATGACATGGATAAAGGCTCTGAAGCGGGGCGCAAAGGCGGGGACCACAGCGGCGGCGGAGGACGTAAGGCCTAA
- a CDS encoding peptidase U32 family protein, with translation MSLPKHHLELLSPARDVAIAREAILHGADAVYLGGPSFGARHNACNEVSDIARLVEFAHRYHARVFTTINTILHDNELEPARKLIHELYDAGVDALIVQDLGVMELDIPPIELHASTQTDIRTLARAKFLDQAGFSQLVLARELNLQEIRAIADETDAAIEFFIHGALCVAFSGQCNISHAQTGRSANRGDCSQACRLPYTLKDEKGGVIAYEKHLLSMKDNNQSANIRALVEAGVRSFKIEGRYKDMGYVKNITAYYRQRLDDVLEDRPDLARASSGRTAHFFLPDPDKTFHRGSTDYFVSERKIDIGAFDSPTFTGLPVGVVEKVGKRDLLVVTHEPLSNGDGLNVLVKREVVGWRTNIAEPKGEFEEDGEKRYRYRVEPNEMPKGLHQLRPNHPLSRNLDHNWAQALQKTSAERRIGLSWVARLREDRLELTATSEEGVSASVNLDGPFGVANKPEQALEQLHDLLGQLGTTEYHATDIKLDAPQAWFIPNSQLKALRREVIEALTVARIAAHPRGARKAETTPPPVYPESHLSFLANVYNQKARDFYHRHGVKLIDAAYEAHEETGEVPVMITKHCLRFSFNLCPKQAKGVTGVRTKVAPMQLVHGDEVLTLKFDCKPCEMHVIGKMKGHILDLPQPGSVQSVVGHISPEDLLKTIPRAPH, from the coding sequence ATGTCCCTACCCAAGCATCACCTCGAATTGCTGAGCCCCGCCCGCGACGTCGCCATCGCCCGCGAGGCCATTTTGCATGGCGCCGACGCCGTGTACCTGGGGGGGCCAAGCTTCGGCGCCCGCCACAATGCCTGCAACGAGGTGAGCGATATCGCCCGGCTGGTGGAGTTTGCCCATCGCTACCACGCCCGGGTGTTCACCACCATCAACACCATCCTGCACGACAACGAGCTGGAGCCGGCGCGCAAGCTGATCCACGAACTCTACGATGCCGGTGTCGACGCGCTGATCGTCCAGGACCTGGGCGTGATGGAACTGGATATCCCGCCGATCGAACTGCACGCCAGTACCCAGACTGACATCCGCACCCTGGCGCGGGCGAAGTTCCTCGATCAGGCCGGTTTTTCGCAACTGGTGCTGGCCCGCGAGCTGAACCTGCAGGAAATCCGCGCCATCGCCGACGAGACCGATGCGGCGATCGAGTTCTTCATCCACGGCGCGCTGTGCGTGGCATTCTCCGGCCAGTGCAACATTTCCCACGCGCAGACCGGCCGCAGTGCCAACCGGGGCGACTGCTCCCAGGCCTGCCGTCTGCCGTACACCCTCAAAGACGAAAAGGGCGGGGTGATCGCCTACGAGAAGCACCTGCTGTCGATGAAGGACAACAACCAGAGCGCCAACATCCGCGCCCTGGTCGAAGCCGGCGTGCGCTCGTTCAAGATCGAAGGGCGCTACAAGGACATGGGTTATGTGAAGAACATCACCGCCTATTACCGCCAGCGCCTGGACGACGTGCTTGAAGACCGCCCGGACCTGGCCCGCGCCTCCAGCGGCCGCACCGCGCACTTCTTCCTGCCCGATCCGGACAAGACCTTCCACCGCGGCAGCACCGACTACTTCGTCAGCGAACGCAAGATCGACATCGGCGCCTTCGATTCGCCGACCTTCACCGGCCTGCCGGTGGGCGTGGTGGAAAAAGTCGGCAAGCGTGATCTGCTGGTGGTCACTCACGAGCCGCTGTCCAACGGCGACGGCCTCAATGTGCTGGTCAAGCGTGAAGTGGTGGGCTGGCGGACCAACATTGCCGAGCCCAAGGGCGAGTTCGAAGAGGACGGCGAGAAGCGCTACCGCTACCGCGTCGAGCCAAACGAGATGCCAAAAGGCTTGCATCAGTTGCGCCCCAATCACCCGCTCAGCCGCAACCTGGATCACAACTGGGCCCAGGCGCTGCAAAAGACGTCCGCCGAGCGCCGTATCGGTCTCTCGTGGGTCGCGCGCCTGCGTGAAGATCGCCTGGAGCTGACCGCCACCAGTGAAGAGGGCGTCAGCGCCAGCGTCAACCTGGACGGACCGTTCGGTGTGGCCAACAAACCGGAACAGGCCCTGGAGCAACTGCACGATCTGCTGGGCCAACTGGGCACCACCGAATACCACGCCACGGACATCAAGCTGGACGCACCCCAGGCCTGGTTCATCCCCAACTCGCAGCTCAAGGCCTTGCGCCGCGAAGTGATCGAAGCGTTGACCGTGGCGCGCATCGCCGCACACCCACGGGGCGCTCGCAAAGCCGAGACCACTCCACCGCCGGTGTACCCGGAATCGCACCTGTCGTTCCTGGCCAACGTCTACAACCAGAAGGCTCGTGATTTCTATCACCGTCACGGCGTGAAGCTGATCGACGCGGCCTACGAGGCCCACGAAGAGACGGGCGAAGTGCCGGTGATGATCACCAAGCACTGCCTGCGTTTTTCCTTCAACCTCTGCCCGAAACAGGCCAAGGGCGTCACCGGCGTTCGCACCAAGGTCGCGCCGATGCAACTGGTGCACGGCGATGAAGTGCTGACCCTGAAGTTCGACTGCAAACCGTGCGAAATGCACGTGATCGGCAAGATGAAGGGCCACATCCTGGATCTGCCGCAACCGGGCAGCGTTCAGTCAGTGGTCGGCCACATCAGCCCTGAAGACCTGCTCAAAACCATCCCCCGCGCGCCTCACTGA